The following proteins are encoded in a genomic region of Candidatus Marinarcus aquaticus:
- the rlmN gene encoding 23S rRNA (adenine(2503)-C(2))-methyltransferase RlmN, translating into MQSIYDYQLDELKEKVKPAFRAKQIYNWIYKKYVTSYEEMKNIPKDLKEQLNENFSLDILKIIKKEQSSDGSIKYLFELQDGHTIETVLLLMRNKKISEDGNIERSEQYTVCISTQVGCKVGCTFCLTAKGGFVRNLTAGEIVAQIVQLKRDNEIAENKSLNIVYMGMGEPLDNYDNLIQAIKIFSNEEGLCIATKRQTISTSGISTKIKKLGDEDLGIQLAISLHAVDDQLRTELIPMNKAYNIASIIEAVKNFPVDVRKKVMFEYLVIKDKNDDLKSAEKLVKMLSGIKAKVNLIYFNPYPGTSYQRPTRENMVRFQQYLISKGLMCTIRESKGLDISAACGQLKEKEANGNS; encoded by the coding sequence TTGCAATCAATTTATGATTATCAACTGGATGAATTAAAAGAGAAAGTAAAACCAGCATTCAGAGCCAAACAGATTTATAATTGGATATATAAAAAGTATGTCACTTCGTATGAGGAAATGAAAAATATTCCTAAAGATTTAAAAGAGCAACTGAATGAAAACTTTTCACTTGATATTTTAAAGATCATCAAAAAAGAACAAAGCAGTGATGGCAGTATCAAATATCTTTTTGAACTTCAAGATGGGCACACTATTGAGACTGTTTTATTACTGATGAGAAATAAAAAAATTTCAGAAGATGGAAATATTGAACGAAGTGAACAATATACCGTTTGTATCTCAACACAAGTGGGATGTAAAGTAGGGTGTACTTTTTGTTTGACAGCCAAAGGAGGGTTTGTCCGTAATTTAACTGCAGGTGAAATTGTGGCACAAATTGTTCAACTCAAAAGAGACAATGAGATTGCAGAGAATAAATCCTTGAATATTGTGTATATGGGTATGGGGGAACCGTTGGATAATTATGATAATTTAATTCAAGCCATTAAAATCTTCTCAAATGAAGAGGGATTATGCATTGCCACTAAACGACAAACCATTTCAACCAGTGGTATCAGTACAAAGATTAAAAAATTGGGAGATGAAGATTTAGGAATTCAATTGGCCATTTCATTACACGCTGTGGATGATCAACTTCGAACAGAATTGATTCCAATGAATAAAGCATACAACATTGCCTCAATTATTGAAGCTGTGAAAAATTTTCCTGTGGATGTACGAAAAAAAGTAATGTTTGAATACCTTGTGATTAAAGATAAAAATGATGACCTTAAATCTGCAGAAAAATTGGTTAAAATGCTCAGTGGTATTAAGGCCAAAGTGAATTTAATCTACTTTAATCCGTATCCTGGCACATCATATCAAAGACCAACAAGGGAAAATATGGTAAGATTCCAGCAATATTTAATAAGCAAAGGTTTAATGTGTACGATTCGAGAATCTAAAGGGTTAGATATCTCAGCTGCATGTGGACAGCTTAAAGAAAAGGAAGCCAATGGAAATAGTTGA
- a CDS encoding purine-nucleoside phosphorylase, translating into MIICAGRNETFKFATPMGVGLIESAINLTRQCLFDKPEFLLFIGTAGSYGKYKPFDIVESTSAANIELSFLNSDCYTPLDNVLNSENRLVQNQTIVNSSNYISTNFELSKKFNDYNIGIENMEFYSLLSVAKEFDINIAGIFIITNYTNENAHEEFLKNHSDAMEKLTQYLLDKKIIQ; encoded by the coding sequence ATGATTATTTGTGCAGGAAGAAATGAGACGTTTAAATTTGCAACTCCAATGGGAGTAGGTCTGATTGAATCAGCCATTAATTTAACACGTCAATGCCTTTTTGATAAACCCGAATTTTTACTTTTTATTGGCACAGCTGGAAGTTATGGAAAATATAAACCATTTGATATTGTTGAGTCAACAAGTGCAGCCAATATAGAGTTGAGCTTTTTAAACAGTGATTGTTATACCCCGCTTGATAATGTATTGAACTCTGAGAATCGTTTGGTTCAAAATCAAACCATCGTCAATTCTTCAAACTATATCAGTACCAATTTTGAGTTGAGTAAAAAATTTAATGACTATAATATTGGGATAGAAAACATGGAGTTCTACTCTTTGCTCAGTGTGGCAAAAGAGTTTGATATTAACATTGCAGGTATATTTATTATTACCAATTATACCAATGAAAATGCTCATGAAGAGTTCTTAAAAAACCACAGTGATGCAATGGAAAAATTGACTCAATATTTATTGGATAAAAAGATAATTCAATAA
- a CDS encoding SIMPL domain-containing protein gives MKKLLLLGLPFLVYGFEVQFNKTFSHEMLPDELSTSLNISSEKKNEKDVLSSLDVYTRFIQKSKIIEKSSNSITLFPQYKYKDGESTFLGYKGSVNYKITTPKSKNMKEFLEEFYEIKHDSNLTISLSALKWNFSKESMEKSEELLRLEAIKWSQNYAKTLSKDLKTECTTKQIMINQNNVRPRVYANEMSMSKASSDFSMPLPELLNEEQTLNAHIILECK, from the coding sequence ATGAAAAAGCTTTTACTTTTAGGTCTGCCGTTTTTGGTGTATGGATTTGAAGTTCAATTCAACAAAACATTTTCACATGAAATGCTTCCAGATGAACTCTCAACCTCATTAAATATTTCATCTGAAAAGAAAAATGAAAAGGATGTCTTATCAAGTCTTGATGTATATACAAGATTCATTCAAAAGAGCAAGATAATCGAGAAGAGCTCAAACTCTATAACACTCTTTCCTCAATACAAATATAAAGATGGTGAGTCAACTTTTTTAGGTTATAAAGGGAGTGTGAATTATAAAATCACTACACCAAAAAGTAAAAACATGAAAGAGTTTCTAGAGGAGTTTTATGAAATTAAACACGACAGCAATTTAACCATTTCTCTGTCAGCTTTAAAATGGAACTTTTCAAAAGAGAGCATGGAAAAGAGTGAAGAGCTTTTACGATTAGAAGCTATTAAGTGGAGTCAAAATTATGCAAAAACACTTTCCAAAGATTTAAAAACAGAATGTACCACTAAGCAAATTATGATTAATCAAAACAATGTTCGCCCAAGAGTTTATGCGAATGAAATGAGCATGTCTAAAGCAAGCAGTGATTTCTCTATGCCATTGCCAGAATTATTAAACGAAGAGCAAACACTGAATGCACATATTATCTTGGAGTGTAAATAA
- the hisF gene encoding imidazole glycerol phosphate synthase subunit HisF: MSTFAKRIIPCLDVDQGRVVKGVNFVGLRDAGDPVEVAKRYNAEGADEITFLDIGASHEGRDTIVDIVKDVAKEVFIPLTVGGGIRKLDDIYKLLNVGCDKVSINSSAVVNPDFINEGAKRFGSQCIVVAIDVKKIADGSYHVFVKGGREDTGLDAVQWAKEVYNRGAGEILLTSMDTDGAKTGFELNITEQISNAVDIPVIASGGAGTMEHMKEAFEHGASAALAASIFHFKEIDIMELKHYLSKNGIPVRI; encoded by the coding sequence TTGAGTACTTTTGCCAAAAGAATCATTCCCTGTTTAGACGTGGATCAAGGACGTGTTGTAAAAGGGGTAAACTTTGTTGGGTTAAGAGATGCAGGTGACCCCGTTGAAGTTGCTAAAAGATACAACGCAGAAGGGGCAGATGAAATCACTTTTTTAGACATTGGTGCAAGCCATGAAGGTCGTGATACGATTGTTGATATCGTTAAAGATGTTGCAAAAGAAGTTTTTATTCCATTGACCGTTGGTGGTGGGATTAGAAAGCTTGATGATATTTATAAACTACTTAATGTAGGGTGTGATAAAGTCTCTATAAATTCAAGTGCTGTTGTGAATCCTGACTTCATCAATGAAGGTGCAAAACGTTTTGGTAGTCAATGCATTGTTGTGGCAATTGATGTTAAAAAAATTGCCGATGGATCATACCATGTTTTTGTAAAAGGTGGTCGAGAAGATACAGGACTAGATGCAGTTCAATGGGCCAAAGAAGTGTACAACAGAGGTGCAGGTGAAATACTTTTAACTTCAATGGATACAGATGGTGCTAAAACAGGTTTTGAACTGAATATTACTGAACAGATTTCAAATGCCGTTGATATTCCTGTGATTGCTTCAGGTGGAGCAGGAACCATGGAGCATATGAAAGAGGCATTTGAACATGGCGCAAGTGCAGCATTGGCTGCATCAATTTTCCATTTTAAAGAGATTGATATCATGGAACTCAAACACTATCTTTCTAAGAATGGAATCCCAGTAAGGATATAA
- the rsmA gene encoding 16S rRNA (adenine(1518)-N(6)/adenine(1519)-N(6))-dimethyltransferase RsmA translates to MENIKAKKKYGQNFLKDDSILHKIIEAMPNNENHTVEIGPGLGDLTQHMLKYKDVTAYEIDSDLLTVLQSKFANEIQSRKLELIHTDVLQIWKSKNTLYDGKYDLIANLPYYIATNIILSAIEDSNCEHIIVMIQKEVAQKFAANEGEKEFSSLGVMTKLTSKEAKILFDVPPTAFEPPPKVTSSILYIKKDLNNSLDDEFKSFLKAAFTQPRKKLSKNLSSKIDKTLLKEIYLALNIDENIRPHELSASLYHQMYEKVILNDKRKRN, encoded by the coding sequence ATGGAAAATATCAAAGCAAAAAAGAAGTATGGACAGAATTTCTTAAAAGACGATTCTATCCTACACAAGATCATCGAAGCGATGCCCAACAATGAGAACCACACAGTGGAGATTGGACCTGGCTTAGGTGATTTGACGCAACATATGCTCAAATACAAAGACGTGACTGCGTATGAGATAGACAGTGATTTATTAACTGTCTTACAGTCTAAATTTGCAAATGAAATACAAAGTAGAAAGTTAGAGCTCATCCACACTGATGTTCTACAGATTTGGAAAAGTAAAAATACTTTGTATGATGGTAAGTATGATTTAATTGCAAACTTACCATACTATATTGCAACCAACATTATATTAAGTGCGATAGAAGACAGCAATTGTGAACACATAATTGTGATGATTCAGAAGGAAGTGGCACAAAAATTTGCAGCCAATGAAGGAGAAAAAGAGTTCTCTTCTTTGGGAGTCATGACTAAATTGACTTCAAAAGAAGCAAAAATACTCTTTGATGTTCCTCCAACTGCATTTGAACCACCTCCTAAAGTAACCTCTTCTATTTTATATATTAAAAAGGATTTGAATAATTCTTTAGATGATGAATTTAAAAGTTTTTTGAAGGCTGCATTTACGCAACCACGAAAAAAACTCTCTAAAAATTTGTCATCAAAAATAGATAAAACTCTGTTAAAAGAGATTTATCTTGCACTTAATATAGATGAGAATATTAGACCTCATGAACTCAGTGCGTCTTTGTATCACCAAATGTACGAAAAGGTGATATTAAATGACAAACGAAAACGAAACTAA
- a CDS encoding ribonuclease J, with the protein MTNENETNQETVKPTETSATPVESKETKPQNRSTRRPRNNAPKENTNSEESNTEGQPNKRRPQNRRKPKPNGNAPRENGKTSQKGWVTDLKKAHAINEKSHKDRLNPHYKLNLNTNSKIRITPLGGLGEIGGNMMVIETDTSAIIVDVGMSFPDEDMHGVDILIPDFSYIREIKSKIKGIVITHGHEDHIGAMPYLFKELQFPVYGTSLPLEMIGAKFDEHKMREHRKHFRAIEKRVPIKIGDFEVEWIHITHSIVDSSALAIKTDAGTIIHTGDFKIDHTPIDGYPTDLHRLAHYGEEGVLLLLSDSTNSHSPGFTKSEKTVGPTFDSLFARSKGRVIMSTFSSNIHRVAQAIEHGLKYGRKVCVIGRSMEKNLDLALKLGYLKFPKDQFIDAHEVNKYNDKEVLIVTTGSQGEAMSALYRMAIHEHRHIKIKEEDQIILSARAIPGNEGSVSAIINHLLKAGAQVAYQDFSEIHVSGHAAQEEQKLMLRLVKPKFFLPVHGEYNHALRHSKTGIDCGVLERNIYVMTDGEQIEVTPKYLKKVKSVKTGKVYIDNQLNHKIADDVVIDRQTMANEGVVMIVAQISEDERKVSQLPRVKSFGLVPDRQDKNFSTEIEELLATFLQNSKPGIMKNNKVLEDELRKVVRKHCFRKYKKYPMIIPTLFVQ; encoded by the coding sequence ATGACAAACGAAAACGAAACTAATCAAGAAACTGTAAAACCAACCGAAACGTCTGCAACCCCTGTAGAATCTAAAGAGACAAAACCTCAAAACAGAAGTACCAGACGTCCTCGAAACAACGCTCCTAAAGAGAATACAAACTCCGAAGAGAGTAACACAGAGGGTCAACCAAATAAACGACGACCACAAAATAGAAGAAAACCAAAACCAAATGGTAATGCACCTAGAGAAAATGGCAAAACTTCACAAAAAGGTTGGGTTACAGATCTTAAAAAGGCACATGCTATCAATGAGAAATCTCATAAAGATAGACTGAACCCACACTATAAACTCAATTTAAATACCAACAGTAAAATTCGAATTACTCCACTGGGTGGATTAGGTGAAATTGGTGGAAACATGATGGTAATTGAAACCGATACTTCCGCAATCATTGTAGATGTTGGTATGAGTTTCCCTGATGAAGATATGCATGGTGTGGATATATTAATTCCGGATTTCTCATATATTCGAGAAATCAAGAGTAAAATCAAAGGTATTGTAATCACACACGGCCACGAAGACCATATTGGTGCAATGCCATACCTGTTTAAAGAGTTACAATTTCCTGTTTATGGAACATCATTACCTCTAGAGATGATTGGTGCAAAATTTGATGAACATAAAATGAGAGAGCACCGAAAACACTTCCGTGCAATTGAAAAGAGAGTTCCAATTAAGATTGGTGATTTTGAAGTGGAGTGGATTCATATTACACACTCAATTGTGGACTCATCAGCATTAGCAATTAAAACCGATGCGGGTACGATTATTCACACAGGTGACTTCAAAATTGACCACACCCCTATTGATGGATATCCAACCGATTTACATCGATTAGCACACTATGGTGAAGAGGGTGTTTTACTTCTATTAAGTGATTCAACAAACTCTCACTCTCCTGGATTTACAAAATCAGAAAAAACAGTTGGCCCTACATTTGATAGCCTTTTTGCACGTTCAAAAGGACGGGTAATCATGTCAACTTTCTCATCAAACATCCACCGAGTTGCGCAAGCCATTGAACATGGATTAAAGTATGGAAGAAAAGTGTGTGTGATTGGTCGATCAATGGAGAAAAACTTAGATTTAGCATTGAAATTGGGTTACCTCAAATTTCCAAAAGATCAATTTATTGATGCACATGAAGTGAACAAATACAATGACAAAGAGGTCCTTATTGTAACCACCGGAAGCCAAGGTGAAGCAATGAGTGCCCTATACAGAATGGCAATTCATGAGCACAGACATATCAAGATTAAAGAGGAAGATCAAATCATCCTTTCTGCTCGAGCTATCCCTGGAAATGAAGGAAGTGTATCTGCGATTATCAACCACTTATTAAAAGCAGGTGCTCAAGTAGCATATCAAGACTTCAGTGAAATTCATGTATCTGGACATGCCGCGCAAGAAGAGCAAAAATTGATGTTAAGATTGGTAAAACCAAAATTCTTCTTACCTGTTCATGGTGAGTATAACCACGCATTACGACACTCTAAAACGGGGATTGACTGTGGTGTCTTAGAGAGAAACATCTATGTAATGACGGATGGTGAACAAATCGAAGTAACACCAAAATACTTGAAAAAAGTAAAATCGGTTAAAACAGGTAAAGTCTATATTGATAACCAACTTAACCACAAAATTGCAGATGATGTTGTCATTGACAGACAAACTATGGCCAATGAAGGGGTGGTTATGATTGTGGCTCAAATCAGTGAAGACGAAAGAAAAGTATCTCAACTTCCACGAGTAAAATCATTTGGTTTGGTTCCAGACAGACAAGATAAAAACTTCTCAACAGAGATTGAAGAGTTATTGGCAACTTTCTTACAAAACAGTAAACCAGGTATTATGAAAAACAACAAAGTACTAGAAGATGAGTTAAGAAAAGTGGTACGAAAACACTGCTTTAGAAAATACAAAAAGTACCCAATGATCATACCAACACTATTTGTACAATAA
- a CDS encoding KpsF/GutQ family sugar-phosphate isomerase → MDYKSIAREVLLTEAKELEFAAQNIGDEFEKAVELITQIEGKLIITGVGKSGLVGSKIAATLASTGTSSFFLHPTEAMHGDLGMIGKKDAVLAISYSGESEELIQILPHLKRFDIPLIAMARKENSTLGNYADIFFNINVNKEACPLDTAPTSSTTLTMAMGDALAVALMNKRNFKKEDFASFHPGGSLGKKLFVKVDDLLRKDNLPIVSRETKLKDAIVVMSEGRLGNVVIIDENEKVIGLLSDGDLRRALMEENFTLECSVQSIATLNPKVLKDRKMLASEALEIIENYKIQLLLVLDEEDKLIGTLHIHDLIEAGIK, encoded by the coding sequence GTGGATTACAAAAGCATCGCACGAGAGGTTTTATTAACAGAAGCAAAAGAGTTAGAGTTTGCTGCACAAAACATTGGTGATGAGTTTGAAAAAGCAGTAGAACTCATAACTCAAATTGAGGGTAAACTTATCATCACTGGTGTGGGAAAATCAGGTTTAGTTGGAAGTAAAATTGCAGCTACTTTGGCCAGTACAGGAACGAGCTCTTTTTTTCTTCACCCTACTGAAGCCATGCATGGTGACTTAGGTATGATTGGAAAGAAAGATGCCGTACTTGCTATTTCATACAGTGGAGAGAGTGAAGAACTTATTCAAATCCTACCGCACTTAAAACGTTTTGATATTCCTTTGATTGCCATGGCAAGAAAAGAGAATTCAACTTTAGGAAACTATGCAGATATTTTCTTTAATATCAATGTCAATAAAGAGGCTTGTCCTTTAGATACAGCCCCTACTTCTTCTACTACATTAACCATGGCCATGGGAGATGCATTGGCTGTGGCATTAATGAATAAGCGCAACTTTAAAAAAGAAGACTTTGCCTCTTTCCACCCAGGTGGAAGTTTAGGAAAAAAGCTTTTTGTGAAAGTCGATGATCTTTTAAGAAAAGATAATTTACCAATTGTTTCACGTGAAACAAAACTCAAAGATGCTATTGTAGTCATGAGTGAAGGACGACTTGGAAATGTTGTCATTATTGATGAAAATGAAAAAGTTATTGGACTTTTAAGTGATGGAGATTTAAGACGAGCACTCATGGAAGAGAACTTCACATTGGAGTGTTCAGTACAAAGCATTGCCACTTTAAACCCTAAAGTATTAAAAGATAGAAAGATGCTTGCAAGTGAAGCGCTAGAGATTATAGAAAACTATAAGATTCAACTTCTGTTGGTTCTGGATGAAGAAGACAAACTCATCGGAACTTTACATATACATGATTTAATTGAAGCAGGAATCAAATGA
- a CDS encoding pseudouridine synthase, with amino-acid sequence MKKEEENTQQRLNKYISHNTNYSRREADKLIEEGEVTVNKKPVLDMGMKVDENDTVTIKGKPIKIDKNKMYTVIVYNKPKGELVTKNDPQGRKVIFDTIGKKYKHFLPIGRLDYSSEGVLLLTDSVDVYNSLVHSNLERVYKIKVNGPITKAIEDAMQHGLELEDASKGAHDKSEIDSMTFAPFNAYQIQTNNNNFSKLKVSISEGKNRELRRFFAHFDLEVLDLKRLDFGGVTLNNLPTGKKRFLSKEEYKNLRHFIEDQTR; translated from the coding sequence ATGAAAAAAGAAGAAGAGAATACTCAACAAAGATTGAACAAATACATCTCTCACAATACAAACTACTCTCGACGAGAAGCAGATAAATTGATTGAAGAGGGAGAAGTTACCGTAAACAAAAAACCCGTCCTTGATATGGGTATGAAAGTGGATGAAAATGATACAGTTACCATCAAAGGCAAACCAATCAAGATTGATAAAAACAAAATGTATACGGTTATTGTTTATAATAAACCTAAAGGGGAACTCGTAACAAAAAATGACCCCCAAGGACGAAAAGTTATCTTTGATACCATTGGAAAAAAATACAAACATTTTCTGCCGATTGGTCGACTTGACTACTCAAGTGAAGGGGTTCTTCTTTTAACGGATTCAGTGGATGTCTATAATTCATTGGTACACTCCAATTTAGAAAGAGTTTATAAAATAAAAGTAAACGGACCCATAACCAAAGCCATTGAAGATGCAATGCAACACGGTTTAGAGTTAGAAGATGCAAGTAAAGGGGCCCATGATAAGAGTGAAATTGACTCCATGACTTTTGCACCCTTTAACGCCTATCAAATTCAAACCAATAATAACAACTTCTCTAAACTGAAAGTTTCTATTTCAGAAGGAAAAAACAGAGAACTTCGACGTTTTTTTGCACACTTTGATTTGGAAGTTTTAGACCTAAAACGATTAGACTTTGGAGGAGTTACATTAAACAACCTCCCAACTGGGAAAAAACGTTTCCTTTCAAAAGAGGAGTATAAAAACTTACGCCATTTTATTGAAGATCAAACAAGATAA
- a CDS encoding replication-associated recombination protein A has protein sequence MNNLANILRPQTLKDFVGQTHIIGSNKALYKLIEKKEIPHLFFYGKPGTGKTTLAKIIAKSIDSDYYYFNATTIKVEDLRKVFKQYENSLIKPTVFIDEVHRLSKNQQEVLLPIMENYDAIIIGASTENPFFTLTNAIRSRAFAYEFKALNRSELAHLLDKALSQLAITLEKSAEDFLIDSSSGDARAMLNLLDFSSKVTSNITLETLQQLRENAIADGVSSSDSHYDLASAMIKSLRGSDVDAALYYVARLVAGGERVEFITRRLVIFASEDIGNANPNALNLAVSTMQACSTIGYPECRIILAQCVVYLASSPKSNSAYEGINKALQDIKNGRILEIPNHIKDSAHNYKYPHAYGGWVEQQYLKEDITYYESQNIGFEKTLNDWLDKIKKKEK, from the coding sequence ATGAATAACTTAGCCAATATACTTCGTCCACAAACGTTAAAAGATTTTGTTGGTCAAACACACATTATTGGTTCCAATAAAGCTCTGTACAAACTCATAGAAAAGAAAGAGATACCACATCTCTTTTTTTATGGAAAACCAGGAACAGGGAAAACAACACTTGCTAAAATCATAGCAAAAAGCATTGACAGTGATTACTATTACTTTAATGCCACGACCATAAAAGTTGAAGATTTACGAAAAGTTTTTAAGCAGTATGAAAACTCACTGATTAAACCTACTGTATTTATTGATGAAGTACATCGTCTCTCAAAAAATCAACAAGAGGTCCTTCTGCCCATCATGGAAAACTATGATGCGATTATCATAGGTGCCAGTACAGAAAATCCATTTTTTACTTTGACCAATGCCATACGTTCACGAGCATTTGCTTATGAGTTTAAAGCACTCAATCGAAGTGAACTGGCACATCTTCTTGATAAAGCATTGAGCCAACTTGCTATTACACTTGAAAAGAGTGCCGAAGACTTTTTAATCGATTCAAGCAGTGGTGACGCCAGAGCAATGCTTAATCTGCTTGATTTTTCCTCTAAAGTGACTTCAAATATTACTTTAGAGACACTGCAACAATTAAGAGAGAATGCTATTGCAGATGGGGTGAGTTCCAGCGACTCTCACTATGACCTTGCCAGTGCAATGATAAAATCTTTAAGAGGAAGCGACGTAGATGCCGCTTTGTATTATGTGGCACGTTTGGTTGCTGGAGGAGAACGTGTGGAGTTTATCACGCGTAGATTGGTCATATTTGCCAGCGAAGATATTGGCAATGCCAATCCCAATGCACTTAACCTAGCAGTAAGCACCATGCAAGCATGTTCAACCATTGGATACCCAGAGTGTCGTATCATTTTAGCTCAATGTGTAGTCTATTTGGCCTCTTCACCTAAATCAAATAGCGCGTATGAGGGAATCAATAAAGCATTACAAGACATAAAAAATGGTAGAATATTAGAAATACCAAATCATATCAAAGACAGCGCGCATAACTATAAATATCCTCATGCGTATGGTGGATGGGTCGAACAACAATATCTCAAAGAGGATATTACCTATTACGAGAGTCAAAACATTGGTTTTGAAAAGACTCTAAATGATTGGTTAGACAAAATAAAGAAAAAGGAAAAGTAA
- the hemJ gene encoding protoporphyrinogen oxidase HemJ: MEYYTWILTFHVMSFMSWMAMLFYLPRLFVYHVEYKDKKEFVEVVEIQEEKIYNYIGHPAMWATFLSGAWMLYLNPSVLQGGGWMHAKIFVVTFLIMYSLSLNYFRKELKANRCTKDGKFFRAYNEVPTLFALLIVGYVITKTFSFLFTLIAVAIFAFIGYKILTKKEKA; encoded by the coding sequence ATGGAGTATTACACTTGGATATTAACATTTCACGTTATGTCGTTTATGTCATGGATGGCCATGCTGTTTTATCTGCCGCGTCTTTTTGTTTACCATGTTGAATATAAAGACAAAAAAGAGTTTGTAGAAGTTGTAGAGATTCAAGAAGAAAAAATCTATAACTACATTGGACACCCAGCGATGTGGGCTACGTTTTTAAGTGGGGCATGGATGCTTTATCTGAATCCCTCTGTTTTACAAGGTGGCGGATGGATGCATGCCAAAATATTTGTCGTGACTTTTTTAATCATGTATTCACTCTCATTAAACTATTTTAGAAAAGAGCTTAAAGCAAATCGTTGTACCAAAGATGGAAAATTCTTTAGAGCGTATAATGAAGTACCAACACTCTTTGCATTGCTCATTGTAGGTTATGTAATTACTAAAACTTTTTCATTTCTATTCACACTTATTGCCGTTGCCATTTTTGCATTTATTGGATACAAAATTTTAACTAAAAAAGAGAAAGCATGA